From Anopheles darlingi chromosome 2, idAnoDarlMG_H_01, whole genome shotgun sequence, the proteins below share one genomic window:
- the LOC125950543 gene encoding ninjurin-B-like, translated as MTQNNRLNASIDDLVERAPGEKANTLPSLIERGIDTADPKATRSEGTMMELNSILESGSSRSEVDGRTRRNRANQTQTYDIHKGIAESAMDISLLTANANQLRLLITYNERSSTYLACIALVITSLVLQIVVASGVIIVKSHPKSKPSSTIHRLKIATSILVTIITVINILVASLVITDRPSYREDRSASNQP; from the exons ATGacacaaaacaatcgattaAACGCCTCGATCGATGATCTGGTTGAACGGGCACCAGGGGAAAAGGCCAACACGTTACCCTCTTTGATCGAGAGGGGTATTGACACGGCCGATCCTAAGGCAACCAGAAGTGAAGGTACAATGATGGAGCTAAACTCCATCCTGGAGAGTGGTAGCAGCCGGTCCGAGgtagacggacggacgcgcCGAAACCGGGCGAATCAAACGCAGACCTACGACATCCATAAAGGGATCGCCGAAAGTGCGATGGATATTTCGCTGCTGACTGCCAACGCCAACCAGTTGCGGCTGCTGATAACGTACAACGAACGGTCCAGCACGTACCTGGCCTGCATTGCGCTGGTCATCACCTCGCTCGTGCTGCAGATTGTTGTCGCTAGCGGTGTGATCATTGTCAAG AGCCATCCAAAGTCGAAGCCTAGTTCAACGATACATCGGTTGAAGATTGCTACCTCCATCCTGGTTACGATCATCACCGTGATCAACATACTGGTAGCATCGTTGGTAATAACCGATAGGCCATCCTACCGCGAGGATCGTAGCGCCTCTAATCAGCCATAA
- the LOC125950544 gene encoding uncharacterized protein LOC125950544 codes for MNSARIYRMRESNETASTGQQRPPGNEITLPTPSDDQPTYESASSEYYLALSYNGYDFFRSVIEISLTVSFLAANSNLLRLLVSFKETETFIASEVLVTLSIVMQILVGITIVTITQVNDPSRYMKMKAFAIAGAIIISVVNLMIPFIINVEHSRIDLDEIYRSYAQT; via the exons atgAACAGTGCCAGGATTTATAGGATGCGTGAAAGCAACGAGACCGCGTCAACCGGTCAGCAACGTCCGCCGGGCAACGAAATCACCCTCCCAACACCCTCCGATGATCAGCCGACGTACGAAAGCGCTAGCTCCGAGTACTATCTCGCGCTAAGCTACAATGGTTACGACTTCTTTCGGAGTGTCATCGAGATTTCGCTTACCGTTTCGTTTCTGGCGGCCAACAGCAATCTGTTGCGTTTGCTGGTGAGCTtcaaggaaacggaaacattcATCGCCAGCGAGGTGCTGGTGACGCTTTCCATCGTAATGCAGATCCTCGTGGGAATCACCATCGTGACGATTACG CAAGTGAACGACCCCAGCCGGTACATGAAGATGAAGGCATTCGCGATCGCGGGCGCGATCATCATATCGGTGGTCAACCTGATGATACCGTTCATCATCAACGTGGAGCACTCGCGGATCGATCTGGACGAGATCTACCGTAGCTACGCACAAACCTAG
- the LOC125950542 gene encoding uncharacterized protein LOC125950542, whose amino-acid sequence MTIPESYRRSPVRGPRFEKPRHYVEHSMDRGVRIFTGDEKQPKVLSNPVIYDEEAIRRQPYQENDWDDNERTPNRSADRSCNSRSNGNGGDEGRYDVRRSVLENALNVAFLAANSNQLRLLTTSNNERQDTISYQAVFGLIVVSLILQILNCVSMVIMSTLTSHRWPLLRTLACIVATVIALLNLAVVTMLNVLLES is encoded by the exons ATGACCATCCCGGAGTCGTACCGTCGGAGTCCGGTTCGTGGGCCACGGTTCGAGAAGCCGCGCCATTACGTGGAACACTCGATGGATCGTGGTGTGCGCATCTTCACCGGGGACGAGAAACAACCGAAGGTGCTGAGTAATCCGGTGATCTACGATGAAGAGGCAATACGTCGACAACCGTACCAGGAGAACGATTGGGATGACAATGAGCGCACCCCGAATCGTAGTGCCGATCGATCCTGCAATTCTCGTTCAAATGGtaacggtggtgatgaaggaAGGTACGATGTGCGCCGTTCCGTGCTAGAGAACGCACTCAACGTTGCCTTCCTGGCGGCCAACTCGAACCAGCTGCGACTGCTGACAACATCGAACAACGAGCGGCAGGATACGATTAGCTATCAGGCAGTATTTGGCCTGATTGTAGTGTCACTGATACTGCAAATCCTCAACTGCGTCTCCATGGTGATAATGTCG ACACTTACCTCGCATCGTTGGCCGCTATTGCGTACCTTGGCATgcatcgtcgccaccgtcatTGCGCTGCTCAATCTGGCCGTCGTAACGATGCTCAATGTGTTACTCGAGTCATAG
- the LOC125950537 gene encoding uncharacterized protein LOC125950537 isoform X1 gives MEGPSKLFFRLINGYGLGTIPFLISAMNIGEPEKPIDLPVVYRHNAISTNGTPSGHYRTNLTRGNVQLGKSKSDLDLASTKFEYNPNGESPTIETTLASLFATRAQGSVTPAEASGDPPPLPPKPVTVTGIYETDNGRRQSSITPSYDISKGIAESAMDISLLTANANQLRLLITYNQGSKTYVACITFVILSLVLQMMVAITMIVVSLTKPERDDPKRQRVKIVTSIGVAIITMINILVASLVVAEQPPNAIVASTGSVVGMLTNINITDTVTGT, from the exons ATGGAAGGACCATCCAAGCTTTTCTTTAGGTTGATTAACG GCTACGGTCTCGGTACGATTCCCTTTCTTATCAGCGCCATGAATATTGGGGAACCAGAGAAGCCCATTGATCTACCCGTTGTGTATCGTCACAACGCAATATCTACGAATGGCACTCCAAGTGGCCACTACAGAACCAATCTAACCCGCGGTAACGTGCAGCTGGGTAAAAGCAAAAGTGATCTTGACCTGGCCAGCACCAAGTTCGAGTATAACCCAAACGGAGAGAGCCCCACCATCGAGACCACACTTGCATCTCTTTTCGCGACTCGTGCTCAGGGAAGTGTAACACCTGCGGAAGCATCGGGTgatccaccaccattaccacccaAGCCAGTGACTGTTACCGGAATATACGAAACGGATAACGGACGACGTCAATCGTCGATCACCCCTTCGTACGACATCTCGAAAGGTATCGCCGAAAGTGCGATGGACATCTCGCTCCTGACCGCTAATGCTAATCAGCTGAGACTACTCATAACGTACAATCAAGGATCGAAAACGTACGTCGCGTGCATCACCTTTGTGATACTGTCATTGGTCCTGCAGATGATGGTCGCGATCACCATGATAGTCGTTTCG CTAACGAAACCAGAGCGAGACGATCCGAAGCGACAAAGGGTTAAAATCGTTACATCTATCGGTGTAGCGATCATCACGATGATCAACATCCTTGTAGCATCGCTGGTTGTTGCGGAACAACCTCCCAATGCTATCGTCGCTTCAACCGGTAGCGTAGTCGGTATGCTGACCAACATTAACATAACGGACACGGTCACAGGAACCTAG
- the LOC125950537 gene encoding ninjurin-1-like isoform X2 has product MNIGEPEKPIDLPVVYRHNAISTNGTPSGHYRTNLTRGNVQLGKSKSDLDLASTKFEYNPNGESPTIETTLASLFATRAQGSVTPAEASGDPPPLPPKPVTVTGIYETDNGRRQSSITPSYDISKGIAESAMDISLLTANANQLRLLITYNQGSKTYVACITFVILSLVLQMMVAITMIVVSLTKPERDDPKRQRVKIVTSIGVAIITMINILVASLVVAEQPPNAIVASTGSVVGMLTNINITDTVTGT; this is encoded by the exons ATGAATATTGGGGAACCAGAGAAGCCCATTGATCTACCCGTTGTGTATCGTCACAACGCAATATCTACGAATGGCACTCCAAGTGGCCACTACAGAACCAATCTAACCCGCGGTAACGTGCAGCTGGGTAAAAGCAAAAGTGATCTTGACCTGGCCAGCACCAAGTTCGAGTATAACCCAAACGGAGAGAGCCCCACCATCGAGACCACACTTGCATCTCTTTTCGCGACTCGTGCTCAGGGAAGTGTAACACCTGCGGAAGCATCGGGTgatccaccaccattaccacccaAGCCAGTGACTGTTACCGGAATATACGAAACGGATAACGGACGACGTCAATCGTCGATCACCCCTTCGTACGACATCTCGAAAGGTATCGCCGAAAGTGCGATGGACATCTCGCTCCTGACCGCTAATGCTAATCAGCTGAGACTACTCATAACGTACAATCAAGGATCGAAAACGTACGTCGCGTGCATCACCTTTGTGATACTGTCATTGGTCCTGCAGATGATGGTCGCGATCACCATGATAGTCGTTTCG CTAACGAAACCAGAGCGAGACGATCCGAAGCGACAAAGGGTTAAAATCGTTACATCTATCGGTGTAGCGATCATCACGATGATCAACATCCTTGTAGCATCGCTGGTTGTTGCGGAACAACCTCCCAATGCTATCGTCGCTTCAACCGGTAGCGTAGTCGGTATGCTGACCAACATTAACATAACGGACACGGTCACAGGAACCTAG
- the LOC125950535 gene encoding uncharacterized protein LOC125950535 isoform X2 — MSEPIVVILSLDEKVKPEAIVEKIRKQSNDQNQVVLTDPADTVVYRYHIGTKYYETDVLLYPHASPTTDTLSSAILNRTEGLLIYFNAHDRAFLERLPTYGAFVQKQDIDFGILLCTTLPENASEGVTYGEAKQLCTVLDVIELEPVAEDDDQPSDEAVGVDELIQAMHNHIWSNVQIHRGSRAAAALEALVVGADAEPSSGFSDDDAADETVGPTSNDEEERMEAALNGFEKLLTEVRNLHSNSTSWSRNERLAYAQELAEMFDNLVEEDD; from the coding sequence ATGAGCGAGCCGATAGTCGTGATTCTCTCGCTAGACGAGAAGGTCAAACCGGAAGCGATTGTCGAAAAGATTCGAAAGCAATCGAACGATCAAAATCAGGTGGTCCTCACGGATCCCGCGGATACCGTCGTCTATCGGTATCACATAGGCACGAAGTACTACGAGACCGATGTGCTTCTGTACCCGCATGCGTCCCCGACCACCGATACCCTGTCCAGTGCAATCTTGAATCGGACCGAAGGACTGCTGATCTACTTCAACGCACATGATCGTGCCTTTCTAGAGCGACTTCCGACGTACGGTGCGTTCGTGCAGAAGCAGGACATCGATTTCGGTATTCTCCTGTGTACCACGCTGCCGGAGAACGCCTCGGAAGGTGTAACGTACGGCGAGGCGAAGCAACTATGTACTGTGCTGGATGTGATAGAGCTGGAACCGGTGGCAGAAGACGATGATCAACCCAGTGACGAAGCGGTCGGTGTCGATGAGCTTATCCAAGCGATGCACAATCACATCTGGTCAAATGTGCAGATACACCGAGGAAGCAGAGCAGCTGCAGCCCTGGAAGCTCTGGTCGTTGGTGCAGATGCGGAACCCTCCAGCGGGTTTAGTGACGATGACGCAGCGGATGAGACGGTGGGACCGACTTCTAACGACGAAGAGGAGCGCATGGAAGCCGCCCTGAACGGGTTTGAGAAGCTGTTGACGGAAGTGCGCAACTTGCACTCGAACTCAACCTCCTGGAGCCGGAACGAACGGCTTGCCTATGCCCAGGAGCTGGCGGAAATGTTTGACAACTTGGTAGAGGAGGACGATTAG
- the LOC125950535 gene encoding elongation factor Ts, mitochondrial isoform X1, producing the protein MLFRCTQRFVPLLPLGLVRHFATAEKSALAALRKKTGYTFANCKKALELHGNDPAKAEQWLREQAQAMGWSKATKLEGRSTVQGLIGVLVQRNVGAMVEVNCETDFVARNASFQRFVQTASAACVRHLAHVESDSNLTKVGLNGEALKQIVLDDGKSLGDHLALVIGTVGENATLNRAICFKAPENIQLTGYVHPAPNEEIPLDVPQVGKYGSLVAFRAEHSATGGSEGEDAALVARKVCQHIVGMKPERIGEHGKDEPAADKDDETCLIHQEYLVDPSFTVGEVLEANRLQIIDFQRFECGEKSKSDEQNERAVG; encoded by the exons ATGCTTTTTCGTTGCACACAGCGCTTCGTGCCACTTCTTCCTCTCGGTCTCGTGCGACACTTTGCCACGGCCGAGAAGAGCGCTCTTGCCGCACTGCGCAAAAAAACCGGCTACACGTTCGCCAACTGTAAAAAAGCGCTTGAGCTGCATGGAAATGATCCAGCCAAGGCAGAACAGTGGCTCCGGGAGCAGGCACAAGCGATGGGCTGGTCCAAAGCGACCAAACTCGAGGGTCGCAGCACGGTGCAGGGTTTGATCGGGGTGCTGGTACAGCGTAACGTCGGTGCCATGGTGGAGGTAAACTGTGAGACAGATTTCGTAGCACGCAATGCCAGCTTTCAGCGTTTCGTACAAACGGCATCGGCTGCCTGTGTACGCCATCTAGCACACGTGGAATCGGACAGCAACCTCACGAAAGTGGGCCTCAACGGGGAAGCACTGAAACAGATTGTGCTCGATGATGGCAAATCGCTTGGCGATCATTTGGCCCTAGTGATCGGTACGGTTGGTGAGAATGCCACCCTGAACCGTGCCATATGCTTCAAAGCCCCGGAGAACATTCAATTGACCG GTTACGTACATCCGGCACCGAACGAAGAAATTCCCCTAGACGTACCGCAGGTTGGCAAGTACGGTAGCTTGGTGGCATTCCGCGCCGAACATTCGGCCACAGGAGGGAGCGAAGGTGAAGATGCGGCTCTTGTGGCGCGCAAAGTGTGCCAGCACATTGTCGGTATGAAACCGGAACGCATCGGTGAGCACGGCAAGGACGAACCGGCCGCTGATAAGGATGATGAAACGTGTCTGATCCACCAGGAGTACCTTGTCGATCCAAGCTTTACCGTCGGTGAAGTGCTGGAAGCCAACCGGTTACAGATCATCGATTTCCAGCGTTTCGAGTGTGGCGAGAAGAGTAAATCGGACGAACAAAATGAACGGGCAGTCGGTTAG